The following nucleotide sequence is from Atribacterota bacterium.
TAATGTTAACAGTGGTGTTTCTTTTATATTAATTAAGTGAAATTCTTTCTCATAAAAAAAATTAGTTGCTCTAATCCGTGTTTGCAAGGTCACACGCATACCGGCTAGGATATATCTTTTTATAGTTCCCAGACGTACGTCTGATAGGGTAAGCTTGGGCACAAAGCCATTTATAACACATGTATTGTAAAAAAGCCTAAATAAAGCGCTATCTTCTCTTGGGAAACAAAACCTTTCTTCTTTGACAGCTTTTATAGAAATTGATTCATTAATTGCTAGTGGATGGCTATCATGAACGACTAATACTAAATCATCTTTTTTTAGCAGTATTGAATAATAATTAATGTTTTGTGGCCAAAATTCACGGTAACCAATGACAAGATCAGTTTTACGATTATCAAGCAGATCAAGCATTTCTATATGACTACACTCTCTGGATTCAATATAAAAATTAGGTTTATTGTGCTCAAAGGCCACTAATAAATCAGCAATTCCATATTGGGACATTTCATAAAAGGAGGCAATTCTCATTTTTTTTCTTTCGATTTTGATATGTTCCTTTGTTTCTAATATCATCGTGTCATATACATTTAGGATATGATTGACATACACAGAAATACGTTCACCAATAGGTGTTAATTTAATTGGTGAACGATTACGTTCAAATAGTTTTACACCCAATTCATTTTCAAATGCCTTCAATTGTTTTGACAGACCTGATTGAGAAATATACAAGTTTTCGGAAGCTTCAGAAAAATTGCCATATTTCTTTATTGCTTCGAAACATAATAAGTATTCTATTTTCATACGCTAACAAACACCTGCTAATTGTTTATTTGATTATAGAATATAACACCAATACAATAGTTTATTCTAAAATAATTTAATTTGGGTTCATTTTCGTCGGGGTTTAGACCAAATATTTTGTGATTTTATAAATAGTCAGATTTAATGTACAGATATAATTTGTTATGTGTTTTATTATACACAAATTTATCATTATTTCCAACAATATATAAATAGATTGTATTTGGCAGCCCATATGGATCAGTACATACTGTTCTAATATTTTAATTGTAATATATGTAATATAAAGGGGTATTAGAGTTTGTATCTTAAACGGAATTACTGCAATTCCAAAACGGAATTGACAGTGTGAAATAAAATTAAATAAAATTAAAAGTAACATATAAAGTAGATAGATGGAGGTATACATAATTGATTAATCTCAAATCCAAAGATCTGATTGATCCAAGAGGTCAAGTGAAACGGGGAAAAATAGAGCTGGCTAAACGTTTGCGACTTGAAGAATTAAAAAAGGAAAAGATACTCTTCTACAACAACACAAAACTGGATTTTGCCGAATATTACGAGATCTTTACTACTCTCAAAGAAGAGTTTAAAAAGATGGGCCTGTCCAATATTGTTGAAATAAAGGAAACAGTCCGTGGTAAAGGAACAGACGATTTTTATAAGCAAGCCAAAGGCTTTGCAGAACAAGATTTTAAGGCAGCTGTTGTTGTCTTGGGAGACATGGGAACCAGCTCTGCCACGACCATCCTGACGATCCAGCTAGAAAAAGTTGGCATTCCATCCGTCTATATCACTGCACCTCCTGGTGCCGGATTGGTAGAAAGCGTAGCTTCCTTAAGGGCTGGTCATCTGTGTTTATGTCCCATTGACATCTATCAAGCCAGTACCAAAGAAGAAATTCGAAAAGAAATTTTAAATAAAATGAACTTTATCATTGATTCTATTACTTTACCACCTGATCAGATTGAGAAGTGCGCTGAGATACCAACTAAATTGGATCAAACTCCCTCTGATGGTGTTCTAAAATTAGAGGTAATGAGAGAGGTAAAAGATAATGTTATAGAACCAGGACTATTCATGGAGGAAACG
It contains:
- a CDS encoding LysR family transcriptional regulator, translated to MKIEYLLCFEAIKKYGNFSEASENLYISQSGLSKQLKAFENELGVKLFERNRSPIKLTPIGERISVYVNHILNVYDTMILETKEHIKIERKKMRIASFYEMSQYGIADLLVAFEHNKPNFYIESRECSHIEMLDLLDNRKTDLVIGYREFWPQNINYYSILLKKDDLVLVVHDSHPLAINESISIKAVKEERFCFPREDSALFRLFYNTCVINGFVPKLTLSDVRLGTIKRYILAGMRVTLQTRIRATNFFYEKEFHLINIKETPLLTLTILTNKDSLPKIGQQFIQFAKKYYKQKTKK